ATGCCCCTTTGGCGGGGTCGCCGCCCGACTCATCCGGCGGCGAAGACAGCGCCGCCGAGGATGATACAGGAAAAAGTCGGATGGGGGACGCTCCGACCGGCCACAGTGACGACGGCGGAGTCCCTGACACCGATGACGAGGATGCGATCGACGAGATTGCACCGGTCTCGGCCGAAGACGAACAGCTCAACGACACCGTCTTCACAACGATCGAGGAAGACCCCTCGGAGACGTCGGTGGAAGACGAGGTCACTGACGACATCACGGATGTTCTCCCCGACGATATTTCGATCGAGGACCTGTCCAAAGCACACCTGATCAAACTGCTACACTACCGGACAGACCGGTCACAGGAAGAGATCATGGAGCTCGTCGGCGCAACCCAATCGTATGTGTCGTCGGTGACTAATGGCCTCCCGGAGACGCAGGAACCGGAGGTCGTTGGCTCCCTGCACGAGTGCCGGGCGAACGACGTGGTCCGGTACGTGAAGTGCATCGAATGTGATGCGGTGTTCGACCTGGACGCAGTGGAGAACACAGGGCGACCGAAGTGGGACAACGAGCAGGATCCGATAACGCACGTGGACTGGTTCCAGCATAACGAGTTCGAAGGCTATGTAGTGAAACCAGAAGGTGAGGAGCCGCCGGCCCGGCCGCGTGGAGCGGTCAAAAACCACCGTGTCATCGAAGAATAGGCGGCCGCCAGCCTTTCTTTTTTCATGACGTTGGAGCTGATGACACTAAGACCTCTGACCGGACGTCACACGTGTGGCCGATCTGGACAGGTACCGCCGACCGATTAATAGGTTAAGGTGTGGGCGGTGTATACAGCAGTGTATGGTGTCAGGAAACCGTTTCGTGCTGGGGGCGGCCGCGATTCGACCGGAGCGGACCCGGTTCACGTTCCCACAGCAACTGGTGACCGTTGAGGTGGTAGCACCGGGTGAACAAATAGTCTGGGCGGTTGATGAGGAGCGGGACGAGGCCCTGATTGGCCGGGACCAGGATTGGCTCGGGGACCGAGGCGACGTGATCGGTATGAAGATGGTGACTGAGAATCGGATGGTGACGGTTCCACGTGAGCTGTTTGAGCGCTTCGAGTTGTTTGAGACAGGGGAGACCGTGTTCTTCGTCGCGGATGCGGAGGAGCTGCGGAACGATGCATGCCGTGTCCTGACGGAGGACGATATGTTGACCGCGTTTGATCAGGAGATCGTGGACCGGTTCAAACCGGAGTAGTCGGACGGAGCGCCGGTAAAAACTCTGGCGTTACTGTTCTTTGTCGAGGACGTGATGGAGTAGGAAGTCCTGTATAATGCGGTTGGAATGTCATGGATTAATTATATAAATGTTATCCTCTGCTAACATTTCCATGAGTGAGGAATCGGTGTTCCTTGATGATGTGACCGCTCGCATCATGCGGGTACTGCTAGAGAACCCGGCCGTATTCTACAACAAGTCACAGCTCACCAAGGCCGCTGACGTGTCTCGTCCAGCATTCTACGACCGGTTCGACGAACTCCGTGATCGGCGAATAATCGAACCGGCCGAGGTCGTGTCCGGCCACCAGTACTGGACGCTCAACAGCGACTCGGAGCTCGCAAACGCCTTCTCGACACTACTGTATCCAGAGGGTGATAGCGCTGAGTGAGACTCGAGTGTTCGAATCGTTCGAAGATGCAGCAGCCTATGCTACGGCCGAGGCAATTGCGAATATAGCTGACGAAATCGACTGGGATGCGATAAAGGCTCGGACGATCTACCGGTTCAACACGCGAATCATCATCGACGATGAACCGGTTGGCCGCATCAAGGTAGATGAAGACCATATCCACTTCTATGGCTTCAACGACCGCAGACGGAAGATTCGTGTGGTCGAGCAGGAGGATGCGAAACAACGCGTAGAAGAGTTGCGGAAGGACGCAGAGGGGGAGTAACGATGAAACTGAAGCTACCCGGTGCTGAGGACCAGCGGAACGAAGATATTATGCGGATGATCGAAGCGATCACCGCGGACCACGACAAACTCATCCGATTCACCATCGAGGGCAGCATCTCGAAAGAGATCACGATCGACGCGATGTACGCCTTCGAGTCACAGGGAGAAGACATCTATGCGCTCTATGTCCCACGTTCCTTCCGAAAGCGAGCGTATCGGTCGAAGCAGGCGCTCCACGACACTATGCTCGACGGCCTGGAGGCGGAGATCATTGACATGGGTGACCTTGAGGATGAGGACCGGAAGCGGTGGTACAACGATATCACGGCCAAACAGGACCCGATCACGTCGGTCTATGTGTTCGTGAAGACAACGGACGACGGCCGGTACAAGGACCACTGGAAGTATTATCGCGGCAATTCCGAGGAAGACATCCGCGAACATGAGGACTTGCCGAAGCCGTCAGCAGACGAGAAGTGGGTGTACTACTGCCTCGGGAATATCGCAGAGCTCCGTGAGAACGCAGAGAAGTACAGTTTCGATCTGCGGAAGCATTTCAACGGCGCTGTTCCGACGGATTTGCTGTGGTTGACGGACGAAAACGAACTCCGCGAGTTGCGGGAAACGGTGTCAGCGAACCATGAGTGAGTACCATACGCTTGAACTGGAGGTCGGTGACGGGTTTGTCCGGGTCGAGGGCGAGGAGTTCGACCGTGACCAGGACCTAGAGACGATCCTCAAGGAGACCGCCGATATGGAAACGAAGGCGGAGAAGATACAGCGGGAGTTCGGAAACGCCTGTGGCCGCGAGCTTGCGGTCCGCCGCGTGAACAAGCTGATGGACGACCTCGGGCTGACACCGATGGAACGGTTCGACGTCGCTCTCGACATCATGAGCAGTCTGCAGTACAAGGTGCATCGGCCGTGGCGAGAGCAACCGTCCTACGGCGATACCTGGGGCGACGAAGACGAAAGAGAGGGTGATACGCGGTGAGCAATGTCCGGAAGATTCCGGTGGCCGACCCGGAACAGGTCGAACTCGAGGTCGAGGTCTGTGGGAAGGGCCGCGGCTACTACCTGAAGATCCCGAAGAAGCACTTACCGGGTTCCCAGGTTTCAGCGGCTGTGGTCGAGATCGAGGACGTTCCGATGACACTGCACCGGGCGGTTAGCACCCAGTTCACGTTTCCAAAATTCCTCGTGGACCTCCTGTCGCTGTCGGAAGACGACACAGTCACGGTCCGGGTGCTCGGTGTCCTCAAGAAACAGCGGCTGGAAAAAAAGATCGGACAGAACACTGGAGAGGGTGAAGCAGATGGGAACTGAAGTCTGGACTATCGACGCACTTATCGAGCTTTTGAAGCACGAACGCGATCAGATGGCAGACGACGAGAAGCCGTATATTCTGATCGGCACCCACGCTGAAGAGACGCTGACGTTCGAGATCCTGGATAACGGCCTCTTTCAGATGGGGACGCACATCTACGCCGGTCTGACAGAAGGTGAGAACGGATTGATGGGGATGAAGGTGAACACCGATCTGCAAGGCTGTCTTATTGCTGACCCCGAGCAGGTTGCAGAGGACGCGAAAGCGGCAGCGATCACGGTTGATCGTGTGCGAGACGAAATTATCCAAGACGCCGATCGCGAAGACGAACAGGCTGGTAACGGCGAATATGAAGACTACGGAGGTGATCACACGTGAGCGACATGCACAGGGTACGGGTCGTGGAGACCGAGAGCGAGGCAAATCAGGTGCTGGAAGAGATGGACGACGAGGGGTATCAGCCCGTCGACACAGCGATCTCCCACGACCGGGATTCGACTCGGATACTGATCGTGTTCGAGCGCCGCGGCTACCCGTTCGACGAAGACGGTGATCTCCAGTGACCTTACCGAACGTGTTCGCGGAACGGGTGCAGGAAACCTACGACAAATCGGTCGAGCCGCCGATCCACTGTTCGGTTGACGGTACCTGTTGGATCGAGATCGGGACGGAGGAGGTTTGATCCAGATGGTCATCGAGCAGCAGGGAAGCGGTATCAACCCGTATCCGGCGGAGCATCATCAGTGCCGGGCGTGCGGTGCTTCATTTTTCATTTACCGACGGTCATATACGCCACTGTACTGCCCGAAATGCGGGAGCGGTCCCGCTCTTCAGCGAATACTATCATGGATCGGCGATCTGGTTCGGCGTACACGGAACTGAGGATACAATCCTCGGTTCGATAACCAATATTTTTTGCGGAGCAACAGGTGGCGGCATCAGGAAATTGAGTGTACCCGGGGCACGGGGATTCGCCCTGCGTTTGCGTCAGACCGACGGGGTACGACACCGCGGCAGCCTAACAGACTGACGGTGGGCAGACACTTCGGACCTCCCTGCCGCCACACACTGCTCCGCACTATACAATTCACCATAACCAGGTGATACGTCAGATCCGACTCAGTGTGTGAGCACTTCTGTCCCGGGTGATGAAACGAGTCGGCCGTGATCCTGGATATACGTGTATAGGTCGAGATACACGTCTGCACAGCTTTTCGCCGGGTCCTGTCCCTTCTTCGGTGTGGTCAGCGTCTCCCAGTTTCCGATCAGGACACACCGCTTCTTTGCCCGTGTCAGCGCCACGTTGAGACGACGCGGTCCCTCGTTCTTGAACTCCAAGAAGCCGGCGTCCATATCCGGATTACTGCGGACGAACGAGACGATGATCGCTTCCTTCTCGCTGCCCTGGAAGGAGTCGACCGTGCTCACCTTCACCCCGTAGATTTCGTGCCGCTGGAGCTCCGTCTTGATTGTCGTGCATTGGCCCGCGTACATCGCGATGATCCCGACATCGTCCGCATCAACACCGTTGTTCAACAGGCGCTGTGCCTGTCCAACGGCTGCCTGTGCCTCTTCGTGGTTTTTCTTGCTCGTTCCGTGATCGGCGTCCTCATCACGGATATCGATTCCGACCAACGGCGGCATCTCGTTGATCGTCCATTCCGCGTTTTGCTCGGCATCCTCGAGCTTGCCGTTGTAGAACGCCTGATTCGAGAAGCCAGCGATTGTTTCGTTCATGCGGTACTGGCGGCGGAGCGTGACAGAGATGTTCTCGTCGTACAGATCCAACAGCCGCTCGAACAACGGCCGGTGCATATTCTCCCGCCGCATGGTCTCGTCCGAGCAGTGCGGTGGCAGCTGTTTGTGATCTCCTGCCAGGATCAATTGCTCTGACCGATAGAACGGGATGAGCGTCGACGGGATATCTGCCTGCGTGGCTTCGTCGATCACACAGAGATCGAACTCGTTCTTGGTGAAGTTGGCGGCGCGGTTGGTGGTGGCTCCGACGACATCGGCGTGGTACTTGCTGCGTCCGGTATACTGTGAGCGGACCGTTTCATCGGTGATCCGATGGCCGTCGCGAGCGATTCGGAGTTCGCCCTCGAGGTCCGCCTGGTACAGCTGATCGGTCGCCAGCAGGTTGTCAACGGCCTGGTTCGAGTGGGCGCAGGCCAGAACCCGTTTCCCGTCCTTTACAGCCTCGCGGATGATGGTGGCTAGCGTCCGTGTCTTCCCGGTGCCTGGCGGGCCATGGATACAGAACACGTCTTCCGAACGGAGTGCGGCTTCCGCTGCCTGTTGCTGGTACCGATTGAGCTGGTCTCGGTCGAAGTCGACGGCGAGCGCCGAATCGAAGTTCAACAGTGCTCTGCCGCCGATGATCTCTCGTTTTTGGGTGTCCTGCCAGACCTCGTCGATCGCGTCTCGTTTGCGTTCGTTCGCGAGCGGGTCATGAAGTTCGACGATCGAGACCGGGACCTCCTCTTTGAGGTGGAGCGCTGCGAACTCGGGGGCATCAGATGTGTCCCAGTCCGGTTGGATCCGGAACCCGTCATCGAAGACATCGGTGATTCTGGCGTCGAACGGGAATCCGTCCTCTTCACGGTCCCTCCCGACCACTACTTCCACATTGTATCGGAGGTCGGAGTCGGTTCTGAGATCGAGGTCCGGGTCCTCTTTTGCGTCGGCGTCGATTCGAAGGGTGATTTTATCGCGTTCTGCCGATACGGCACCGCGAGCGGTGAGTTCGGAGACCGCGATGCGTTGCCGTTCCAGTTGTTGGATCGGGGTGTCGTGGATCTCCTCTCGGCGTTCCTCTCGTTCGCTGTCGT
This portion of the Haloterrigena gelatinilytica genome encodes:
- a CDS encoding helix-turn-helix domain-containing protein; translated protein: MSEESVFLDDVTARIMRVLLENPAVFYNKSQLTKAADVSRPAFYDRFDELRDRRIIEPAEVVSGHQYWTLNSDSELANAFSTLLYPEGDSAE
- a CDS encoding DEAD/DEAH box helicase, whose product is MSVIQAVVDEFHTYEPRVLHLNRQSRMNTGTWGIDDQIPTDEILASFKQYSELRQDNQQLWIPLHEEDSAELTGEYVILRNHHGRPTIFYFDVAREKLTPVQTNTLGRVYIGYRLRFWHPDYTPPETPSFLADVETTDTGLGGSATEIAAESPASEDEMDQLYDDLVELVETNDDSEREERREEIHDTPIQQLERQRIAVSELTARGAVSAERDKITLRIDADAKEDPDLDLRTDSDLRYNVEVVVGRDREEDGFPFDARITDVFDDGFRIQPDWDTSDAPEFAALHLKEEVPVSIVELHDPLANERKRDAIDEVWQDTQKREIIGGRALLNFDSALAVDFDRDQLNRYQQQAAEAALRSEDVFCIHGPPGTGKTRTLATIIREAVKDGKRVLACAHSNQAVDNLLATDQLYQADLEGELRIARDGHRITDETVRSQYTGRSKYHADVVGATTNRAANFTKNEFDLCVIDEATQADIPSTLIPFYRSEQLILAGDHKQLPPHCSDETMRRENMHRPLFERLLDLYDENISVTLRRQYRMNETIAGFSNQAFYNGKLEDAEQNAEWTINEMPPLVGIDIRDEDADHGTSKKNHEEAQAAVGQAQRLLNNGVDADDVGIIAMYAGQCTTIKTELQRHEIYGVKVSTVDSFQGSEKEAIIVSFVRSNPDMDAGFLEFKNEGPRRLNVALTRAKKRCVLIGNWETLTTPKKGQDPAKSCADVYLDLYTYIQDHGRLVSSPGTEVLTH